The following coding sequences are from one Streptomyces sp. NBC_01485 window:
- a CDS encoding SH3 domain-containing protein: protein MSVRSALTRLAIVTAAGALAATATVTPALADEWDPDGNGFNAQRDDQDDWQNQGGGGGQNNGQGNGQTSGQNNWQGNGQGGNGQGNGQANGQANGQGNGQGNGQGNGQGNGQGNGQGNGQGNGQANGQANGQGNGQGNGQGNGQGNGQSNGQTNGQGNGQGNGQGNGQGNGQGNGQGNGQNNGQTSGQSNGQNNGQNNGQNNDWQNGNGSDWQSGSDGSDWQSGGSGDWQNGNDDDSRRSRGRVTANELLLRSRPDRGGQVIRVARRGEIVSIFCRTTGENIQGNSQWYLLTDGTWAWGAARYIDTIGTTPRWC, encoded by the coding sequence ATGTCCGTGCGCTCCGCCCTCACCCGTCTCGCCATAGTCACCGCAGCAGGCGCGCTCGCCGCCACCGCGACCGTCACCCCGGCCCTCGCCGACGAATGGGACCCCGACGGCAACGGCTTCAACGCCCAGCGCGACGACCAGGACGACTGGCAGAACCAGGGGGGCGGGGGCGGCCAGAACAACGGCCAGGGCAATGGCCAGACCAGTGGTCAGAACAACTGGCAGGGCAATGGCCAGGGGGGCAACGGCCAGGGCAACGGGCAGGCCAACGGGCAGGCCAACGGCCAGGGCAATGGGCAAGGCAATGGCCAGGGCAACGGCCAGGGCAACGGGCAAGGCAATGGGCAAGGCAATGGGCAAGGCAATGGCCAGGCCAACGGCCAGGCCAACGGCCAGGGCAACGGCCAGGGCAACGGCCAGGGCAACGGCCAGGGCAATGGCCAGAGCAATGGGCAGACCAATGGCCAAGGCAATGGCCAAGGCAACGGGCAAGGCAACGGGCAAGGCAACGGGCAAGGCAACGGGCAAGGCAACGGCCAGAACAACGGCCAGACCAGTGGTCAGAGCAACGGTCAAAATAACGGTCAGAACAACGGCCAGAACAACGACTGGCAGAACGGCAACGGCAGCGACTGGCAGTCGGGCAGTGACGGCAGCGACTGGCAGTCCGGCGGCAGTGGCGACTGGCAGAACGGCAACGACGACGACTCCCGCCGCTCCCGCGGGCGCGTCACCGCGAACGAGCTGCTCCTGCGCAGCAGGCCGGACCGCGGCGGCCAGGTGATCCGGGTCGCCCGGCGCGGCGAGATCGTCTCGATCTTCTGCAGGACCACCGGCGAGAACATCCAGGGCAACTCCCAGTGGTACCTCCTCACGGACGGCACCTGGGCCTGGGGCGCGGCACGCTACATCGACACCATCGGGACGACCCCGCGCTGGTGCTGA
- a CDS encoding C40 family peptidase, whose product MSGRLLRLACTVSTAALAAQAVLAPGLATAAPEPSPAPGGRTVATATETPEADEPSADESSAGEPSTDEPSAEAAADTGERTVAESLTELQRLYREAEQATEAYNATEERLKLRRAEAVRLGAELAKARLSLHDSRGAAGRLARQQYQGSTGISPYVRLLLARDPQHALDQGHVIGRLARERADTVGRLVSGERRADALARKARAALDAQLTLAARKKKERDDVRRRLDDVEELLASLTAEQLTAVAELEKAGVARAQQKLVVSGALGPPGEDREPSEEGAKAVRYAVRQIGKPYEWGAEGPKSYDCSGLTSEAWGRAGTAIPRTSEEQWARLPRIQLTELRPGDLVVYFPEAGHVAMYLGGGRVVQAPRTGEKVKVSPLASNPVLGAVRPDAPPARAAVQAPATEAR is encoded by the coding sequence GTGTCAGGAAGACTGCTGCGTCTGGCTTGTACGGTCTCCACGGCGGCGCTCGCCGCCCAGGCCGTCCTGGCCCCCGGGCTCGCCACGGCCGCACCGGAGCCCTCGCCGGCTCCCGGCGGCCGGACGGTGGCCACGGCGACGGAGACCCCGGAGGCGGACGAGCCCTCAGCCGACGAGTCATCGGCGGGCGAACCGTCGACGGACGAACCGTCGGCGGAAGCGGCCGCGGACACCGGTGAGCGGACCGTGGCCGAGTCGCTGACGGAGCTTCAGCGGCTGTACCGGGAGGCCGAACAGGCCACCGAGGCCTACAACGCCACGGAGGAGCGGCTCAAGCTGCGGCGGGCCGAGGCCGTGCGGCTGGGCGCCGAGCTGGCGAAGGCCCGGCTCTCCCTGCACGACAGCCGGGGCGCGGCCGGCCGGCTGGCCCGCCAGCAGTACCAGGGCAGCACCGGCATCTCCCCCTACGTACGGCTGCTGCTCGCCCGCGATCCGCAGCACGCGCTCGACCAGGGGCATGTGATCGGCCGGCTGGCGCGCGAGCGGGCCGACACGGTCGGGCGGCTGGTCAGCGGCGAACGCAGGGCCGACGCTCTGGCGCGCAAGGCCCGCGCCGCCCTCGACGCCCAACTCACCCTCGCTGCCCGCAAGAAGAAGGAGCGCGACGACGTACGCCGGCGCCTGGACGACGTCGAGGAGCTGCTCGCCTCCCTCACCGCCGAACAGCTCACCGCCGTCGCCGAGTTGGAGAAGGCCGGAGTCGCGCGGGCGCAGCAGAAGCTTGTCGTGTCCGGCGCGCTCGGTCCGCCCGGCGAGGACCGCGAACCGTCCGAGGAGGGCGCGAAGGCCGTGCGGTACGCCGTACGGCAGATCGGCAAGCCGTACGAGTGGGGCGCGGAGGGCCCGAAGTCGTACGACTGCTCGGGGCTGACGTCCGAGGCCTGGGGGCGCGCCGGGACGGCGATCCCCCGGACCAGCGAGGAGCAGTGGGCGCGGCTGCCGAGGATCCAGCTGACGGAGCTGCGCCCCGGCGACCTGGTGGTCTACTTCCCCGAGGCCGGCCATGTGGCGATGTACCTGGGCGGGGGCAGGGTGGTGCAGGCGCCGAGAACCGGCGAGAAGGTGAAGGTCTCGCCGCTCGCGTCCAACCCGGTGCTCGGCGCCGTACGTCCGGATGCGCCGCCCGCGCGGGCCGCCGTTCAGGCGCCCGCGACCGAGGCCAGATAG
- a CDS encoding TetR/AcrR family transcriptional regulator produces MTPAAPAYRRLSVEERRRQLLDAALSLFAHRAPEDVSLDDVAEAAGVSRPLVYRYFPGGKQQLYEAALRSAAEELRHCFDEPHGGPLLPRLARALDRYLTFVGRHDAGFSALLQGGSVVETSRTTAIVDGVRRAAAEHIYSHLGVADPGPRLRMTVRMWITAVEAASLIWLDEDRRPPADELRDWLVEQFVAVLAVTARRDPQTAELVRGALGAQT; encoded by the coding sequence ATGACCCCCGCCGCCCCCGCCTACCGGCGCCTCAGCGTGGAGGAGCGTCGTCGTCAGTTGCTCGACGCCGCGCTGTCGCTCTTCGCCCACCGCGCCCCCGAGGACGTCTCGCTGGACGACGTGGCGGAGGCCGCCGGGGTGTCCCGGCCGCTCGTCTACCGGTACTTCCCGGGCGGCAAGCAGCAGCTCTACGAGGCCGCCCTGCGCTCCGCCGCCGAGGAGCTGCGGCACTGCTTCGACGAGCCGCACGGCGGCCCCCTCCTCCCCCGCCTCGCCCGCGCCCTGGACCGCTACCTCACCTTCGTCGGCCGCCACGACGCCGGCTTCAGCGCCCTGCTCCAGGGCGGCAGCGTCGTCGAGACGTCCCGTACGACCGCCATCGTGGACGGCGTCCGGCGAGCCGCCGCCGAGCACATCTACAGCCATCTGGGGGTCGCCGATCCCGGGCCGCGGCTCCGGATGACCGTACGGATGTGGATCACGGCGGTCGAGGCGGCCTCCCTCATCTGGCTCGACGAGGACCGGCGGCCGCCCGCCGACGAGCTGCGGGACTGGCTGGTGGAGCAGTTCGTGGCCGTGCTCGCGGTGACCGCGCGACGGGATCCGCAGACCGCCGAACTGGTCCGGGGTGCGCTCGGCGCGCAGACCTGA
- a CDS encoding penicillin-binding transpeptidase domain-containing protein has product MTRYIRRAAVFCALLLVALLVNAARVQVVRSDVYDDNPANRRASIARYAQPRGDILVGGAPVTGSRDTGEQLRYERTYRDGPLYAPVTGFASQMYGTTLLEHTGDDVLSGADPLLSPFPLWNDVTHGRPAGGDVVTTLNRRAQRAAYEGLDGRKGAVAAVEPATGRVLALVSSPSYDPAVLSGNDAGAERAWARLNGDPDRPMLNRAVRQTYPPGSTFKVVTAAAALDAGVIDDLDAATYSPAPYRLPGTTTALTNEGDGCADAPLRDAFEWSCNTVFAKLGVDTGLARMTRTAQAFGFNDVAVRIPFAVAPSTFDTSLDKAQLALSSIGQYNTRATPLQMAMVAAAVADGGRVRTPYLVERTTRKGGATVATAGSRPTRQAMQPSTARRLRELMEDVVREGTGTNAAIPGAVVGGKTGTAQHGIGNAGIPYAWFVSWAQGERDMEPKVAVAVVVEDGSAHRGEITGGGMAAPIARAVMEAVLDS; this is encoded by the coding sequence GTGACCCGGTACATCCGGCGCGCCGCCGTCTTCTGCGCCCTGCTGCTGGTGGCGCTCCTGGTCAACGCGGCGCGCGTCCAGGTCGTCCGGTCCGATGTCTACGACGACAACCCGGCCAACCGGCGTGCGTCCATCGCCCGTTACGCCCAGCCGCGCGGCGACATCCTGGTCGGCGGCGCCCCCGTCACCGGCTCCCGGGACACCGGGGAGCAGTTGCGCTATGAACGCACGTACCGCGACGGGCCGTTGTACGCGCCGGTGACCGGCTTCGCCTCGCAGATGTACGGGACGACGCTGCTGGAGCACACCGGGGACGACGTCCTGTCCGGGGCGGATCCGCTGCTCTCGCCGTTCCCGCTGTGGAACGACGTCACGCACGGCCGGCCCGCCGGCGGCGACGTGGTGACGACGCTGAACCGCCGCGCCCAACGGGCCGCCTACGAGGGGCTGGACGGGCGCAAGGGCGCGGTGGCGGCGGTGGAGCCGGCGACGGGGCGGGTGCTGGCGCTGGTGTCGAGTCCGTCGTACGACCCGGCCGTGCTGTCCGGGAACGACGCCGGGGCCGAGCGGGCCTGGGCGCGGCTCAACGGTGACCCGGACCGGCCGATGCTGAACCGGGCGGTGCGGCAGACGTATCCGCCGGGGTCGACGTTCAAGGTGGTCACCGCGGCGGCGGCGCTGGACGCGGGCGTGATCGACGACCTCGACGCGGCGACCTACTCCCCCGCCCCCTACCGGCTGCCCGGGACGACGACGGCCTTGACGAACGAGGGCGACGGCTGCGCGGACGCGCCGCTGCGGGACGCCTTCGAGTGGTCGTGCAACACGGTGTTCGCGAAGCTCGGCGTGGACACGGGGCTGGCCCGGATGACGCGGACGGCGCAGGCGTTCGGCTTCAACGACGTGGCCGTGCGGATCCCGTTCGCCGTCGCGCCGAGCACCTTCGACACCTCGCTGGACAAGGCGCAGTTGGCGCTGTCGTCGATCGGCCAGTACAACACGCGGGCGACCCCGCTCCAGATGGCGATGGTGGCGGCGGCGGTGGCCGACGGGGGGCGGGTGCGCACGCCGTACCTGGTGGAGCGGACGACACGGAAGGGCGGGGCGACGGTGGCCACGGCCGGTTCGCGCCCGACCCGGCAGGCGATGCAGCCCTCGACGGCGCGGCGGCTGCGGGAGCTGATGGAGGACGTGGTGCGGGAGGGCACCGGCACGAACGCGGCGATCCCCGGCGCGGTCGTCGGCGGCAAGACCGGCACCGCCCAGCACGGCATCGGCAACGCCGGGATCCCGTACGCCTGGTTCGTCTCCTGGGCACAGGGCGAACGGGACATGGAGCCGAAGGTCGCGGTCGCGGTGGTGGTCGAGGACGGGTCGGCGCACCGGGGCGAGATCACCGGCGGCGGGATGGCTGCGCCGATCGCGCGGGCGGTGATGGAGGCGGTGCTCGATTCGTGA
- a CDS encoding AurF N-oxygenase family protein — MTTTPTSPTDGDALGGLRDALGLLKDREQVAERLLAASARHSFDPDEELDWDAPFEDGKWFWPPELVSLYGTPMWRRMSEEQRILLSRHEAAALASLGIWFEIILMQLLVRHIYDKAATSAHVRYALTEIEDECRHSKMFARLISAGDTPWYPVSRAHRNLGRLFKTISTTPGSFTATLLGEEVLDWMQRLTFPDDRVQPLVRGVTRIHVVEEARHVRYAREELRRQMVTAPRWSQEFTRVTSGEFARMFSVAFVNPDVYPNVGLDRREAMAQVRASGHRREVMQTGARRLTDFLDEIGVLRGVGRRLWRSSGLLA, encoded by the coding sequence ATGACGACGACTCCGACGAGCCCCACGGACGGCGACGCGCTGGGAGGGCTGCGGGACGCGCTGGGTCTGCTCAAGGACCGGGAGCAGGTGGCCGAGCGGCTGCTCGCGGCCTCCGCCCGGCACTCCTTCGACCCGGACGAGGAGCTGGACTGGGACGCCCCCTTCGAGGACGGCAAGTGGTTCTGGCCGCCGGAGCTGGTGTCGCTGTACGGCACGCCGATGTGGCGGCGGATGAGCGAGGAGCAGCGGATCCTGCTGTCGCGGCACGAGGCCGCCGCGCTCGCCTCGCTCGGGATCTGGTTCGAGATCATCCTCATGCAGTTGCTCGTCCGGCACATCTACGACAAGGCGGCGACGAGCGCGCACGTGCGGTACGCGCTGACCGAGATCGAGGACGAGTGCCGGCACTCGAAGATGTTCGCCCGGCTGATATCGGCCGGCGACACCCCCTGGTACCCGGTGAGCCGCGCCCACCGGAACCTGGGGCGGCTGTTCAAGACGATCTCCACGACCCCCGGTTCCTTCACCGCGACCCTGCTCGGCGAGGAGGTCCTCGACTGGATGCAGCGGCTGACCTTTCCGGACGACCGGGTCCAGCCGCTGGTCAGGGGCGTCACCCGGATCCACGTCGTGGAGGAGGCCCGGCACGTGCGCTACGCCCGCGAGGAGTTGCGCCGCCAGATGGTCACCGCGCCGAGGTGGTCCCAGGAGTTCACGAGGGTCACGTCGGGTGAGTTCGCGCGGATGTTCTCCGTGGCCTTCGTGAATCCGGACGTCTACCCGAACGTGGGCCTGGACAGGCGCGAGGCCATGGCACAGGTGCGGGCCAGCGGACACCGGCGGGAGGTCATGCAGACGGGGGCCAGGCGCCTGACCGACTTCCTGGACGAAATCGGCGTGCTGCGCGGGGTCGGCCGACGGCTGTGGAGGTCGTCGGGGCTGCTCGCCTGA
- a CDS encoding styrene monooxygenase/indole monooxygenase family protein, producing the protein MRKILVVGAGQSGLQLALGLQSHGYEVTLMSNRTADEIRSGRVMSTQCMFDTALQYERDLQLNFWEQQAPKIQGLGVSVAAPGSHDPGPTQRAIDWVGRLDGYAQSVDQRVKMAGWMETFAQRGGQLVIHGAAVSDLDYFSRAYDLVLVSAGKGELVSMFARDPERSPYTEPQRALAVSYVHGLGPRPEHPELEAVRCGLVPGVGELFVMPTLTTSGRADILFWEGIPGGPLDVFNGVKDPAEHLSLTLELMEKFLPWEYARATRVELTDAGGTLAGRYTPTVRNPIGRLPGGGLVLGVADVVVANDPITGQGSNSAAKCAAAYLASILEQGEKEFDEAWMRATFDRYWETARHVTKWTNAMLAPPPEHIINLLGAAGQLPPAADRFANAFNDPADFENFFYDPEKTAAYLASVAGA; encoded by the coding sequence ATGCGGAAGATACTCGTCGTCGGAGCCGGCCAGTCCGGTCTCCAGCTCGCCCTCGGCCTCCAGTCGCACGGGTACGAGGTCACCCTGATGTCGAACCGGACGGCGGACGAGATCCGGTCCGGCCGGGTCATGTCGACGCAGTGCATGTTCGACACCGCCCTCCAGTACGAGCGCGACCTCCAGCTGAACTTCTGGGAGCAGCAGGCCCCGAAGATCCAGGGCCTCGGCGTCTCGGTCGCGGCCCCCGGCTCGCACGACCCGGGCCCGACGCAGCGCGCGATCGACTGGGTGGGCCGGCTCGACGGGTACGCGCAGTCCGTCGACCAGCGGGTGAAGATGGCCGGCTGGATGGAGACGTTCGCCCAGCGCGGCGGGCAGCTCGTCATCCACGGCGCGGCCGTCTCCGACCTCGACTACTTCTCCCGTGCCTACGACCTCGTCCTCGTCTCGGCCGGCAAGGGCGAGCTGGTGTCGATGTTCGCCCGCGACCCCGAGCGCTCCCCGTACACCGAGCCGCAGCGCGCCCTCGCCGTCTCCTACGTCCACGGCCTGGGCCCGCGCCCGGAGCACCCGGAGCTGGAAGCGGTCCGCTGCGGCCTCGTCCCCGGCGTCGGCGAACTCTTCGTCATGCCGACGCTCACCACCTCCGGCCGCGCCGACATCCTCTTCTGGGAGGGCATACCCGGCGGCCCGCTGGACGTCTTCAACGGCGTCAAGGACCCGGCGGAACACCTCTCCCTGACCCTGGAGCTCATGGAGAAGTTCCTGCCCTGGGAGTACGCGCGGGCCACCAGGGTCGAACTCACCGACGCCGGCGGCACGTTGGCCGGCCGCTACACGCCCACCGTCCGCAACCCGATCGGCCGTCTCCCCGGCGGCGGCCTGGTGCTCGGCGTCGCCGACGTCGTCGTCGCCAACGACCCGATCACCGGTCAGGGCTCCAACTCGGCGGCCAAGTGCGCCGCCGCGTATCTCGCGTCGATCCTCGAGCAGGGGGAGAAGGAGTTCGACGAGGCGTGGATGCGCGCCACCTTCGACCGGTACTGGGAGACGGCCCGGCACGTCACCAAGTGGACCAACGCGATGCTGGCCCCGCCGCCTGAGCACATCATCAACCTGCTGGGCGCGGCAGGGCAGTTGCCGCCCGCGGCTGATCGTTTCGCCAACGCGTTCAACGACCCGGCCGACTTCGAGAACTTCTTCTACGACCCGGAGAAGACGGCGGCCTATCTGGCCTCGGTCGCGGGCGCCTGA
- a CDS encoding FtsW/RodA/SpoVE family cell cycle protein, whose amino-acid sequence MTKVGVGAGTGAGATLVTAADAPAPAVRLPRRRGVELALIVLAVLLCVYGYCAVGLAKHGTVPPGAAGYGAGLGVLALLAHLAVRLRAPCADPLLLPIAVLLNGIGLVLIYRLDLETPGDRAAPTQLVWSTLGVALFIVVVAALRDHRVLQRYAYVCVVAALALLALPILFPAVNGARIWIRIAGFSIQPGEFAKVLLAVFFAAYLAANRTALAYAGRKIWRLRRLQLPTGRVLGPIVAIWLLSVGVLVLERDLGTSLLFFGLFVVMLYVATGRTGWIAVGLLLASLGAVAVGRLEPHVHSRVEDWLHPFASIEAGQGANQLAQSLFSFAAGGVLGTGLGLGHSVLIGFAAKSDFILATAGEELGLAGLSALFLLYGLLVERGYRAGLSLRDPFGRLLATGLASIVGLQVFVIAGGVTGLIPLTGMAMPFLAQGGSSVVTNWAIVALLIRVSDSARRPHPEPSDHNHDHHDNDDDLGRPG is encoded by the coding sequence ATGACGAAAGTCGGAGTCGGAGCGGGAACCGGAGCGGGCGCCACCCTCGTGACGGCGGCCGACGCGCCCGCCCCCGCGGTACGCCTCCCCCGGCGCCGTGGCGTCGAACTCGCCCTCATCGTCCTGGCCGTCCTGCTCTGCGTGTACGGCTACTGCGCGGTCGGCCTCGCGAAGCACGGCACCGTCCCGCCCGGCGCCGCCGGTTACGGCGCCGGGCTCGGTGTGCTCGCGCTGCTGGCGCATCTCGCGGTGCGGCTGCGCGCCCCCTGCGCCGACCCGCTCCTCCTGCCGATCGCCGTGCTGCTCAACGGGATCGGCCTGGTGCTGATCTACCGGCTCGACCTGGAGACCCCGGGCGACCGGGCGGCGCCCACCCAACTGGTGTGGTCCACGCTCGGGGTGGCCCTGTTCATCGTCGTCGTGGCCGCACTGCGCGACCATCGCGTGCTCCAGCGGTACGCGTACGTCTGCGTGGTCGCCGCGCTCGCCCTCCTCGCCCTGCCGATCCTGTTCCCGGCCGTGAACGGCGCCCGTATCTGGATCCGGATCGCCGGGTTCTCCATCCAGCCGGGCGAGTTCGCGAAGGTGCTGCTGGCAGTGTTCTTCGCCGCGTACCTGGCGGCCAACCGCACGGCGCTGGCGTACGCGGGCCGGAAGATCTGGCGGCTGCGGCGGCTGCAACTGCCCACCGGGCGCGTCCTCGGGCCGATCGTCGCGATCTGGCTGCTGAGCGTCGGCGTGCTGGTCCTGGAGCGGGACCTCGGCACGTCCCTGCTCTTCTTCGGCCTGTTCGTGGTCATGCTCTACGTCGCCACCGGCCGCACCGGCTGGATCGCCGTCGGCCTGCTGCTGGCCTCGCTCGGCGCGGTCGCCGTCGGCAGGCTGGAGCCGCACGTGCACAGCAGGGTCGAGGACTGGCTGCACCCGTTCGCGTCCATCGAGGCCGGTCAGGGAGCCAACCAGCTCGCGCAGTCGCTGTTCTCGTTCGCGGCCGGCGGGGTGCTCGGCACCGGGCTCGGGCTCGGCCACTCCGTCCTCATCGGCTTCGCCGCCAAGTCGGACTTCATCCTGGCGACGGCCGGCGAGGAACTGGGCCTGGCGGGGCTGTCGGCGCTCTTCCTCCTCTACGGCCTGCTGGTGGAGCGCGGCTACCGGGCCGGGCTGTCCCTGCGCGACCCGTTCGGCCGGCTGCTGGCGACCGGCCTCGCCTCGATCGTGGGGCTCCAGGTGTTCGTGATCGCGGGCGGGGTGACCGGCCTGATCCCGCTGACCGGCATGGCGATGCCGTTCCTGGCGCAGGGCGGCTCGTCGGTCGTCACCAACTGGGCGATCGTGGCGCTGCTGATCCGGGTGAGCGACTCGGCGCGACGCCCGCACCCGGAACCGTCCGACCACAACCATGACCACCATGACAACGACGACGACTTGGGGAGGCCCGGGTGA